From Streptomyces asiaticus, one genomic window encodes:
- a CDS encoding zinc-binding dehydrogenase encodes MKAAVLHRPGAPLTVEDVELDAPGPGEVTLRVLAAGVCHSDLHYMNGDLNVRLPAVLGHEGTGVVERVGEGVTRVRPGDTVITLWRPRCGGCEFCTTGRPALCSLGRVQAASGGLLDGTSRLHLNGEKLHHLMGVSCFAEQCVVSEWSVLAIDPDVPPEIAAITGCAVVTGAGAALNVMKDATGEGVVVIGAGGVGLSAVMGLRLVGADPIVAVDTVDAKLEKALELGATHAVNVRTHSLVEELTRISPRPMAWSLDAVGAPQTLTQAVEVVGTGGTAVAVGLGKVGATAAVPVNPLVQQEKRLIGSLYGSANTPVDIPKLVELFKSGRLPLDKLLGERYELSAVNEAYAALAQGATGRAVIVPGPKL; translated from the coding sequence ATGAAGGCAGCAGTACTGCACCGGCCCGGTGCGCCGTTGACCGTCGAGGACGTCGAACTCGACGCCCCCGGACCGGGCGAGGTCACCCTCCGTGTGCTCGCCGCCGGGGTGTGCCACAGCGATCTGCACTACATGAACGGCGACCTCAACGTCCGCCTGCCCGCGGTGCTCGGGCACGAGGGGACGGGCGTCGTGGAGCGGGTGGGGGAGGGGGTGACCCGGGTCCGCCCCGGCGACACCGTCATCACGTTGTGGCGCCCGCGGTGCGGCGGCTGCGAGTTCTGCACCACCGGCCGCCCCGCCCTGTGCTCGCTCGGCCGGGTGCAGGCGGCCTCCGGCGGTCTGCTCGACGGGACGTCACGGCTGCATCTGAACGGCGAGAAGCTGCACCACCTCATGGGGGTCTCCTGCTTCGCCGAGCAGTGCGTCGTCTCCGAGTGGTCGGTCCTCGCGATCGATCCGGACGTTCCGCCGGAGATCGCGGCGATCACCGGGTGTGCCGTGGTGACCGGGGCCGGCGCGGCGCTGAACGTCATGAAGGACGCCACCGGAGAGGGCGTCGTGGTCATCGGTGCCGGTGGCGTCGGGCTGAGCGCGGTGATGGGGCTGCGCCTCGTCGGCGCCGATCCGATCGTTGCCGTCGACACGGTGGACGCCAAGCTGGAGAAGGCACTCGAGCTGGGCGCCACCCATGCGGTCAACGTCCGCACGCACAGCCTCGTCGAAGAGCTCACCAGGATCTCACCGCGTCCGATGGCCTGGTCGCTGGACGCGGTCGGCGCGCCCCAGACCCTCACCCAGGCGGTCGAGGTCGTGGGCACCGGCGGGACCGCCGTCGCCGTCGGCCTCGGCAAGGTGGGCGCCACCGCGGCTGTGCCCGTCAACCCTCTGGTGCAGCAGGAGAAGCGGCTGATCGGCAGCCTGTACGGCTCGGCCAACACACCGGTCGACATCCCCAAGCTGGTCGAGCTCTTCAAGAGCGGCCGACTGCCGCTCGACAAGCTGCTCGGTGAACGGTACGAGCTGTCGGCGGTCAACGAGGCGTACGCGGCGCTGGCGCAGGGGGCCACCGGCCGTGCGGTGATCGTTCCCGGTCCTAAGCTGTGA
- a CDS encoding IclR family transcriptional regulator, producing MARLTAPALRRGLDILELLVDQDEGLRVPEITQHLGLPRATTHELVNTLADRGYVTISKETGRVAIGLSALRLGAGYERGLDLATVGRECAGEVARACGETVQVVVRDGGFAVFIVRIDSKYSVRLVSQVGSRLPASCTAGGKALLSALSARELDELFPNDKSLKQMTSNSISTRKRLLSEVETARERGWTEEFCESNDHAACVAAPVYDRLGNCVAAMSISVPTPRWGDTEKEHYVELVLGGAKAMARRLGASVPS from the coding sequence GTGGCGCGTCTCACCGCTCCGGCCCTTCGCCGGGGCCTGGACATCCTGGAACTGCTCGTCGACCAGGACGAGGGGCTACGGGTTCCGGAGATCACCCAACACCTCGGCCTGCCCCGTGCCACCACGCACGAACTCGTCAACACACTGGCCGACCGCGGCTATGTGACGATCTCCAAGGAGACCGGACGCGTCGCGATAGGGCTCAGCGCCCTGCGTCTCGGCGCCGGCTACGAGCGCGGGCTCGACCTCGCCACCGTGGGCCGGGAGTGCGCCGGCGAGGTGGCGCGGGCATGCGGCGAAACGGTCCAGGTCGTCGTGCGCGACGGGGGATTCGCGGTGTTCATCGTGCGGATCGACAGCAAGTACTCGGTCCGGCTGGTGTCCCAGGTGGGAAGCCGCCTGCCCGCCTCCTGCACCGCGGGCGGAAAGGCCCTGCTGAGCGCCCTCTCGGCCCGGGAGCTCGATGAGCTGTTCCCCAACGACAAGTCGCTGAAGCAGATGACCTCCAACAGCATCTCCACCCGCAAGCGGCTGCTGTCCGAAGTCGAGACGGCCCGCGAGCGAGGCTGGACCGAGGAGTTCTGCGAGTCCAACGACCACGCGGCCTGCGTCGCCGCCCCCGTGTACGACCGCCTCGGGAACTGCGTGGCGGCCATGAGCATCTCGGTGCCCACCCCGCGCTGGGGCGACACGGAGAAGGAACACTACGTCGAGCTGGTCCTGGGCGGCGCAAAGGCCATGGCGCGACGACTGGGGGCGAGCGTGCCGTCGTAG
- a CDS encoding FHA domain-containing protein, translated as MPLSAGLARGVAPGTPGMLHARTVTGDLSAPPRPRLTVRFGRGEKPDVDLGVGVDDLRVSRRHGELTYRQGQWWLRNTGRRLVRLPRGTMMHLSTEPIPLDTGDTPLFVKGSGYREHLVELYAAGHDDQGPVSRRRAETLRPEIWPLDDDERLLLVVLGQRYLLYEEDPRPLTYATAAKQLGYLRPDAGWNERKIEYRVEAVRRRLHGTGFRYPVMHDTSQGRPADNGLLHNLLKGLVESTTLVPPDLDLIEDDALWPDPAPEA; from the coding sequence ATGCCCCTCTCCGCCGGCCTCGCGCGCGGAGTCGCGCCCGGCACGCCCGGCATGCTGCACGCCCGCACGGTGACCGGCGACCTCAGCGCTCCGCCCCGGCCGCGGCTGACGGTCCGCTTCGGCCGGGGCGAGAAGCCGGACGTGGATCTGGGCGTCGGCGTGGACGACCTCCGGGTGAGCCGGCGCCACGGCGAGCTGACGTACCGCCAGGGGCAGTGGTGGCTGCGGAACACCGGGCGGCGGCTCGTCCGGCTGCCGCGCGGCACGATGATGCACCTCAGCACCGAGCCGATCCCGCTCGACACCGGTGACACCCCGCTGTTCGTCAAGGGCTCCGGCTACCGTGAGCACCTGGTCGAGCTCTATGCGGCGGGCCACGACGACCAGGGGCCGGTGTCGCGGCGGCGCGCCGAGACGCTTCGGCCGGAGATCTGGCCGCTCGACGACGACGAACGGCTGCTGCTCGTCGTCCTCGGCCAGCGGTATCTGCTGTACGAGGAGGATCCGCGCCCCCTGACGTACGCCACGGCGGCCAAACAGCTCGGCTACCTCCGCCCGGACGCGGGCTGGAACGAGCGAAAGATCGAGTACCGGGTCGAGGCCGTACGCCGCCGACTGCACGGCACCGGCTTCAGATACCCGGTGATGCACGACACGTCGCAGGGCCGCCCCGCCGACAACGGGCTGCTGCACAACCTGCTCAAGGGGCTGGTGGAGTCCACGACGCTGGTACCGCCCGATCTGGACCTCATCGAGGACGACGCCCTCTGGCCCGATCCCGCGCCGGAGGCGTAG
- a CDS encoding TetR/AcrR family transcriptional regulator: protein MTSADQSTSPQPPARRARRADAERNRAAIIEAAGVVFAEQGCAVDVREIARRSGVGMGTLYRHFPTKDDLLATVMEREFTSWLTAAHEAAAATEDPWEALTGFFEQTLANQAHNRALVETYTATGTPARECARHRDAFIDELRIRCVDAGLLRDGVTTADLVLLSTSLSQAVQAADDSRPGQWRRLLRISLDGLSSRNTEPLPESAPHAGAAT from the coding sequence GTGACCAGCGCCGACCAGTCCACGTCCCCGCAGCCCCCCGCCAGGCGCGCCCGCCGTGCGGACGCCGAGCGCAACCGCGCCGCGATCATCGAGGCCGCCGGTGTGGTCTTCGCCGAGCAGGGGTGCGCCGTCGACGTCCGCGAGATCGCCCGGCGCAGCGGCGTCGGCATGGGCACGCTCTACCGCCACTTCCCGACCAAGGACGACCTGCTCGCCACCGTCATGGAGCGGGAATTCACCTCCTGGCTCACCGCCGCCCATGAGGCGGCGGCCGCGACCGAGGACCCCTGGGAGGCCCTGACCGGCTTCTTCGAGCAGACCCTCGCCAACCAGGCGCACAACCGCGCACTCGTCGAGACCTACACCGCCACCGGCACCCCCGCGCGCGAGTGCGCCCGGCACCGCGACGCCTTCATCGATGAACTGCGCATCCGCTGTGTGGACGCCGGACTTCTGCGCGATGGCGTCACCACTGCCGACCTCGTGCTGCTCAGCACCTCCCTGAGCCAGGCCGTCCAGGCCGCCGACGACAGCCGGCCCGGCCAGTGGCGCCGCCTCCTGCGCATCTCCCTCGACGGTCTCAGCAGTCGCAACACCGAACCACTGCCCGAGTCGGCTCCCCACGCGGGCGCCGCGACATAG
- a CDS encoding alpha-hydroxy acid oxidase: protein MRRPTLNPVERRLGAALSIRDLRKVAVRTTPRAVFDYVDGAADAELTAQRNRAAFAAVELVPEYLSPVDHPDLSTRVFDREIAMPLIFAPTGYTRMMHHEGEAAVARVAARHGLPYTLSTVGTSTVEDVAAAAPGGEHWFQLYLTRNERLNAELLDRALAAGFTTVVLTVDTPVAGRHPKDMRNGLTIPPSLTLRTLFDMARYPSWVLNKLTTAPIAFASLRSMTGETDVIDAVKVADVVFEPTLNYDHLAWLRANWPHRLLVKGVLSPRDARRAVETGADGVVVSNHGGRQLDRTPATLTVLPGIREELGPDATVILDSGVTHGQDILAARALGADAVMIGRAYLYGLMAGGERGVERAVTILREEYSRSLQLLGLKASDAIARHHVRMP, encoded by the coding sequence GTGCGCCGGCCGACCCTCAACCCGGTCGAGCGGCGGCTCGGGGCCGCGCTGAGCATCCGCGATCTCCGTAAGGTGGCGGTGCGTACGACACCGCGCGCGGTGTTCGACTACGTGGACGGCGCGGCCGACGCGGAGCTGACCGCGCAGCGGAACAGGGCGGCCTTCGCGGCGGTCGAGCTCGTGCCGGAGTATCTGTCGCCGGTCGACCATCCGGACCTGTCCACGCGGGTGTTCGACCGGGAGATCGCGATGCCGCTGATCTTCGCGCCGACCGGATACACCCGGATGATGCACCACGAGGGCGAGGCGGCGGTCGCGCGCGTGGCCGCCCGCCACGGCCTGCCGTACACGCTGTCCACCGTGGGCACCTCGACCGTCGAGGACGTGGCCGCGGCGGCTCCCGGCGGCGAACACTGGTTCCAGCTCTATCTGACCCGTAACGAGCGCCTCAACGCGGAACTCCTCGACCGCGCGCTCGCGGCCGGATTCACCACCGTGGTCCTCACCGTGGACACACCCGTGGCGGGCCGCCACCCCAAGGACATGCGCAACGGCCTCACGATCCCGCCGTCGCTCACCCTGCGCACGCTGTTCGACATGGCCCGCTACCCGTCCTGGGTGCTCAACAAGCTGACCACGGCCCCGATCGCGTTCGCGTCACTGCGCAGCATGACCGGCGAGACGGATGTGATCGACGCCGTAAAGGTGGCCGACGTGGTCTTCGAACCGACGCTGAACTATGACCATCTGGCCTGGCTGCGCGCCAACTGGCCGCACCGGCTGCTGGTCAAGGGGGTCCTCAGCCCGCGCGACGCGCGCCGCGCCGTCGAGACGGGCGCGGACGGAGTGGTCGTGTCCAACCACGGCGGACGGCAGCTCGACCGCACCCCGGCCACCCTCACGGTGCTGCCCGGGATACGCGAGGAGCTCGGCCCCGACGCCACGGTGATCCTCGACAGCGGCGTCACCCACGGCCAGGACATCCTCGCCGCGCGGGCGCTCGGGGCGGACGCGGTCATGATCGGCCGTGCGTATCTGTACGGCCTGATGGCCGGTGGTGAACGGGGCGTGGAGCGCGCCGTCACCATCCTGCGCGAGGAGTACTCGCGCAGTCTGCAACTGCTGGGGCTGAAGGCGAGCGACGCCATCGCACGGCATCACGTGCGGATGCCGTGA
- a CDS encoding 2-keto-4-pentenoate hydratase yields MNRELVAELGRRLWQAGYGAAAVGYAAADSAAVDPAAVDSAAVDSPAVDSAVADQLDGLEMAYAVQRATHDLAIAAGERAIGYKVGLTAQPARETFGADEPAAGYLLASRLLEDGEPLATAGLFAPLAEVEVAFTLGEALPGPRVTARDVRDATAAVAPAFEIVDSRWRGGARTLPMLVADNTNAARAMVGSSVAPASVELSKIAATLTIGSRTVPGSAAAVMGDPAEAVAWLARHLLRGGRRLEAGDIVLSGTLCAPTAISAGDHLVADLGELGRIALDVN; encoded by the coding sequence ATGAACAGGGAACTGGTCGCGGAACTGGGCCGACGGCTGTGGCAGGCGGGCTACGGAGCCGCTGCCGTTGGCTACGCCGCGGCGGACTCGGCTGCGGTTGATCCGGCTGCGGTTGATTCGGCCGCGGTGGACTCCCCCGCGGTGGACTCGGCCGTGGCCGATCAGCTCGATGGCCTCGAGATGGCCTATGCCGTCCAGAGGGCCACCCATGACCTGGCGATCGCGGCCGGTGAGCGCGCGATCGGCTACAAGGTCGGCCTCACGGCACAGCCCGCGCGGGAGACCTTCGGCGCCGATGAGCCCGCCGCCGGTTACCTGCTCGCGAGCAGGCTGCTCGAGGACGGCGAGCCCCTCGCCACGGCCGGGCTGTTCGCCCCGCTGGCGGAAGTGGAGGTCGCGTTCACCCTCGGCGAGGCGCTGCCCGGTCCGCGGGTGACCGCGCGGGACGTCCGCGACGCCACCGCCGCCGTGGCCCCGGCCTTCGAGATCGTCGACAGCCGGTGGCGTGGCGGTGCGCGCACGCTCCCCATGCTCGTCGCCGACAACACCAACGCCGCTCGCGCGATGGTGGGGTCCTCGGTCGCGCCCGCGTCCGTGGAGCTGTCTAAGATCGCCGCCACGCTGACGATCGGCTCCCGTACGGTGCCGGGGAGCGCGGCCGCCGTCATGGGTGACCCCGCCGAGGCGGTGGCATGGCTCGCCCGGCATCTGCTGCGCGGCGGCAGGCGACTGGAAGCCGGGGACATCGTCCTGAGCGGCACCCTGTGCGCCCCGACCGCGATCAGCGCCGGCGACCACCTGGTGGCCGACCTCGGTGAGCTGGGCCGGATCGCACTCGACGTCAACTGA
- a CDS encoding MFS transporter → MSHIPVADAAPDARAEGHHQASQAAIRRTALAGMIGTTIEWYDFYIYGLAAALVFGTEFFPDFSPTAGTLAAFGTFAVGFVARPLGGVIFGHFGDRVGRKNVLMLTLFLMGAATVVVGLLPGYRTIGLWAPVLLVTLRFLQGFAVGGEWGGAVTMVVESSPRDRRGFYGSLPQMGVPLGLVLSSTVFAAVSTLPDDDLLAWGWRIPFLLSVVLIAVGLFLRSRITETQTFAQVKAAGQARKMPAMEAFRRHWKAIALTVGMYISAGVPFYIVSVFVLSYGSSHLDLSRGVLLTGMLIAAVAEGLAVPCFGTLSDRWGRRPVFVGAAGFAAVLAFPFFWLLATGQTGLTWLAMLLALAVAHAGMYAPTAAMYAELFPADVRYTGTSIGYQLGGVVAGFVPLVAGALVSAADGASWPIAAIWAGAALVGLVCALVVHESRGCDLTPDHAPDHTEPFPTP, encoded by the coding sequence ATGAGCCATATCCCCGTCGCCGACGCGGCGCCCGACGCCAGAGCCGAAGGACATCACCAGGCATCCCAGGCGGCCATCCGCAGAACGGCACTGGCCGGAATGATCGGCACCACGATCGAGTGGTACGACTTCTACATCTACGGCCTCGCCGCGGCGCTGGTCTTCGGCACGGAGTTCTTCCCCGACTTCTCACCGACGGCCGGCACCCTGGCCGCGTTCGGCACCTTCGCGGTCGGCTTCGTCGCCCGACCGCTCGGCGGAGTGATCTTCGGTCACTTCGGGGACCGCGTGGGGCGCAAAAACGTCCTCATGCTCACGCTGTTCCTGATGGGCGCGGCGACCGTCGTCGTCGGCCTGCTGCCGGGCTACCGGACCATCGGCCTCTGGGCGCCCGTCCTGCTGGTCACGCTGCGCTTCCTCCAGGGTTTCGCCGTCGGCGGCGAGTGGGGCGGCGCGGTGACGATGGTCGTGGAGTCCTCGCCGCGCGACCGGCGTGGGTTCTACGGGAGCCTGCCGCAGATGGGGGTGCCGCTGGGGCTGGTGCTGTCGTCGACCGTGTTCGCGGCGGTCTCCACGCTGCCCGATGACGACCTCCTCGCCTGGGGCTGGCGCATCCCGTTCCTGCTCAGCGTCGTGCTGATCGCGGTCGGTCTCTTCCTCCGCTCGCGCATCACCGAGACCCAGACGTTCGCCCAGGTGAAGGCGGCGGGGCAGGCGCGCAAGATGCCGGCGATGGAGGCGTTTCGCCGCCACTGGAAGGCGATCGCCCTCACGGTCGGCATGTACATCTCGGCCGGTGTCCCCTTCTACATCGTCTCGGTCTTCGTGCTGTCCTACGGCTCCTCCCATCTCGATCTGTCGCGGGGTGTGCTGCTGACCGGGATGCTCATCGCGGCGGTGGCCGAGGGGCTGGCGGTGCCCTGTTTCGGCACGCTGTCGGACCGCTGGGGCCGGCGCCCCGTGTTCGTGGGCGCCGCCGGATTCGCGGCCGTGCTCGCCTTCCCGTTCTTCTGGTTGCTGGCCACCGGGCAGACCGGGCTCACCTGGCTGGCCATGCTGCTCGCGCTCGCCGTGGCACACGCGGGGATGTACGCGCCCACGGCGGCGATGTACGCCGAGCTGTTCCCCGCGGACGTCCGCTACACCGGTACCTCGATCGGCTACCAACTCGGCGGTGTGGTGGCGGGGTTCGTGCCGCTCGTGGCGGGCGCCCTGGTCAGCGCGGCCGACGGCGCCTCCTGGCCGATCGCCGCCATCTGGGCGGGCGCGGCACTCGTCGGGCTGGTGTGCGCGCTCGTCGTCCACGAGTCCCGGGGGTGTGACCTGACGCCCGATCACGCCCCCGATCACACCGAGCCCTTCCCGACCCCTTGA
- a CDS encoding aldehyde dehydrogenase (NADP(+)) — MTDATNAQVLARKLDAATGAFEQWSRLQPADRAPFLEAIASALEEAAPKLVAIADEETSLGETRLRNEMVRTVFQLRLFAETVTRGEYLGATIDRADPAWPMGPRPDLRRVLEPLGPVLVFSASNFPFAFSVAGGDTASALAAGCPVVVKAHSGHPRLSAATAEVVHQALRSTGAPEGLFDVVFGTEAGRAAIVDPRVKAGAFTGSTEAGRALFDLASGRPEPIPFFGELGSVNPVFVTEAAAERRGSAIVSEFVGSFTLGAGQFCTKPGILLVPASAKLVDELPGAVPDTPLTLLNERIRTSYASTLRTLRDTAGVRVLVRGDHDGADPSPTVLGTTSAELLRDPEALIREVFGPTALVVEYTEESELLEVAKAVDGQLTASIQGEDDDTVAAELIRLLAAKAGRVLWNQWPTGVSVTYAQQHGGPYPATTAPATTSVGTEAIHRFLRPVAYQGVLQHLLPPALRDTNPLSIPQRVS; from the coding sequence ATGACCGATGCGACAAACGCGCAGGTGCTGGCGCGGAAACTCGATGCCGCCACGGGCGCGTTCGAGCAGTGGAGCCGCCTCCAGCCGGCCGACCGCGCCCCGTTTCTCGAGGCCATCGCGTCCGCGCTCGAGGAGGCCGCGCCGAAGCTCGTGGCCATCGCGGACGAGGAGACGTCCCTCGGGGAGACCCGGCTGCGCAACGAGATGGTCCGTACGGTGTTCCAGCTGCGGCTCTTCGCCGAGACGGTGACGCGGGGCGAGTACCTCGGGGCGACGATCGACCGTGCCGACCCCGCGTGGCCGATGGGCCCGCGGCCCGATCTGCGCCGGGTGCTCGAACCGCTCGGCCCGGTCCTCGTCTTCTCCGCGAGCAACTTCCCGTTCGCGTTCAGCGTGGCGGGCGGGGACACCGCGTCGGCGCTCGCGGCGGGCTGCCCGGTCGTGGTCAAGGCCCACTCCGGCCACCCCAGGCTCTCGGCCGCCACGGCGGAGGTGGTGCACCAGGCGCTACGGTCCACCGGCGCGCCCGAGGGGCTCTTCGACGTGGTCTTCGGGACGGAGGCGGGCCGGGCCGCGATCGTGGATCCGCGGGTGAAGGCGGGCGCGTTCACCGGATCGACCGAGGCGGGCCGGGCGCTCTTCGACCTCGCGAGCGGCCGTCCGGAGCCCATCCCGTTCTTCGGTGAACTCGGCAGCGTCAACCCTGTGTTCGTGACGGAGGCCGCCGCCGAGCGGCGCGGTTCCGCGATCGTCTCGGAGTTCGTCGGGTCGTTCACCCTCGGCGCCGGGCAGTTCTGCACCAAGCCCGGCATCCTGCTGGTCCCGGCCTCGGCCAAGCTGGTGGACGAGTTGCCCGGCGCGGTCCCGGACACGCCGCTGACGTTGCTCAACGAGCGCATCCGGACCTCCTACGCCAGTACGCTGCGGACGTTGCGCGACACGGCCGGGGTGCGTGTCCTGGTGCGTGGCGACCACGACGGCGCCGATCCGTCGCCGACGGTGCTGGGCACGACCTCGGCCGAGCTGCTCCGCGACCCGGAGGCGCTCATCCGGGAGGTGTTCGGGCCGACCGCGCTGGTCGTCGAGTACACGGAGGAGAGCGAGCTGCTCGAGGTGGCGAAGGCCGTCGACGGCCAGCTCACCGCGTCCATCCAGGGCGAGGACGACGACACCGTCGCCGCGGAGCTGATCAGGCTGCTGGCCGCCAAGGCCGGGCGTGTGCTGTGGAACCAGTGGCCCACGGGTGTGTCGGTCACCTACGCCCAGCAGCACGGCGGCCCCTACCCGGCCACCACGGCACCGGCCACGACCTCGGTGGGGACCGAGGCCATCCACCGTTTCCTGCGGCCGGTCGCGTATCAGGGCGTGCTGCAGCACCTGCTGCCGCCCGCACTGCGCGACACGAACCCGCTGAGCATTCCCCAGCGGGTCTCCTGA
- a CDS encoding SDR family oxidoreductase translates to MQFGLAGKTALICASTSGLGRATARALAEEGVNVVVTSRSAERAKEVAGELPGAVGVGCDLVADGGAERLLAAAREAVGDLDILVLNGPGPAPGPARATDTAGVAQAIATLVTPQEILVRGTLPAMVEKGWGRILSISSTSVQAPLPNLSLSNLGRAALAGYLKTLAAEVAAQGVTVNSLLPGRIATPRARQIDEAAAQRTGRPLDEIEAASKATIPAGRYGEPDEFGAAAAFLCSTQAAYITGTALRCDGGLVPTL, encoded by the coding sequence ATGCAATTCGGTCTGGCAGGCAAAACCGCTCTCATCTGCGCATCCACGTCCGGTCTCGGCCGGGCGACCGCCCGGGCCCTGGCGGAGGAAGGGGTCAACGTCGTGGTCACCAGCCGGTCGGCCGAGCGCGCCAAGGAGGTGGCGGGCGAGCTCCCGGGCGCGGTCGGCGTGGGCTGTGACCTGGTCGCGGACGGCGGCGCCGAGCGGCTCCTCGCGGCCGCCCGCGAGGCCGTCGGCGATCTCGACATCCTCGTACTGAACGGGCCGGGCCCCGCGCCCGGACCGGCCCGCGCCACCGACACCGCCGGGGTCGCGCAGGCGATCGCCACGCTGGTCACCCCCCAGGAGATCCTGGTGCGGGGCACCCTGCCGGCCATGGTCGAGAAGGGCTGGGGCCGCATCCTGAGCATCAGCTCGACGAGTGTGCAGGCGCCCCTGCCGAACCTCTCGCTGTCCAACCTCGGCCGCGCGGCGCTCGCCGGATACCTCAAAACCCTCGCCGCCGAGGTGGCCGCACAGGGCGTGACGGTCAACTCCCTGCTGCCCGGGCGCATCGCCACCCCGCGCGCCCGGCAGATCGACGAGGCCGCCGCCCAGCGCACCGGCCGGCCGCTGGACGAGATCGAGGCCGCGTCCAAGGCCACGATCCCGGCCGGGCGCTACGGCGAACCCGATGAGTTCGGCGCCGCCGCCGCGTTTCTGTGCAGCACCCAGGCCGCGTACATCACGGGCACCGCCCTCCGGTGTGACGGCGGCCTGGTGCCAACCCTCTGA
- a CDS encoding DUF305 domain-containing protein has translation MAAATAARRAASVAVLVSLLAAGCGEGGGKPSDETPSTSAARHPATRAPSGQAMSGTFNSSDIGWIQLMIAMDDQAALLLDLVPGRSSDAAVEKWAEPVATAYRGELVRLRGLLARAGVPDTNPHEGHDMPGMVTEDELRAIERAKDATFDAQFLAAMREHLDQAAKIAHSERSAGADPATKKLAASVERTSHTRRARLPRPFGSQAGGKAAAADPARSVASSQGRPLRPAPLRTGATRSVPFTRSSPV, from the coding sequence ATGGCAGCGGCCACCGCCGCGCGGCGCGCGGCATCCGTAGCGGTGCTGGTGTCGCTGCTCGCCGCGGGATGCGGCGAGGGTGGCGGAAAGCCGTCGGACGAGACGCCGTCGACGTCGGCGGCGCGGCACCCCGCCACACGGGCCCCGAGCGGACAAGCGATGTCGGGAACCTTCAACTCCAGCGACATCGGCTGGATCCAGCTGATGATCGCGATGGACGACCAGGCGGCGCTCCTGCTGGACCTGGTCCCGGGCCGCTCCTCCGACGCGGCGGTGGAGAAGTGGGCGGAACCGGTGGCCACCGCGTACCGTGGCGAACTCGTCCGGCTGCGCGGGCTGCTCGCCCGGGCGGGCGTGCCCGACACCAATCCGCATGAGGGGCACGACATGCCCGGCATGGTGACGGAGGACGAACTGCGCGCCATCGAGCGAGCGAAGGACGCCACCTTCGACGCGCAATTCCTCGCGGCCATGCGCGAACACCTCGATCAGGCGGCGAAGATCGCCCACTCCGAGCGCTCGGCCGGCGCCGACCCGGCCACCAAGAAGCTGGCCGCGAGCGTGGAACGGACATCGCACACCCGGCGCGCCCGCCTCCCCCGCCCCTTCGGCTCTCAGGCGGGGGGCAAAGCGGCGGCGGCCGACCCGGCGAGGTCGGTGGCCAGTTCGCAGGGACGGCCCTTGCGGCCCGCCCCCTTGAGGACGGGCGCCACCCGCTCGGTGCCCTTCACCCGGTCCAGCCCGGTGTAG
- a CDS encoding NADPH-dependent F420 reductase has translation MATLGFIGSGHIGTKLARLAIAAGIDVVLSNSRGPETLADTVAELGERARAATSEEAARAGDWVVVSIPLIAYRKLPAAALAGKVVLDTINYYPFRDGEFEELDSGRTTTSELVQRHLTGAKLVKAFNNINDGHIPALARPTGAADRTALPIAGDDPEARASAAALIDRLGFDTVDAGPLAESWRFEPDTAAYVTPYFADVDALNAAKAKMVEEIRSGGGFRTRPPADPGAPLSADRLRALLAETPRVLTADRVLR, from the coding sequence ATGGCAACACTCGGCTTCATCGGCAGCGGCCACATCGGTACCAAACTGGCCCGGCTCGCGATCGCGGCGGGCATCGACGTCGTCCTGTCCAATTCCCGCGGGCCGGAGACCCTGGCCGACACGGTCGCCGAGCTCGGGGAGCGGGCCCGGGCCGCGACGTCCGAGGAGGCGGCCCGGGCGGGCGACTGGGTGGTGGTGAGCATCCCGCTGATCGCCTACCGCAAACTCCCGGCCGCCGCGCTGGCGGGCAAGGTCGTGCTCGACACGATCAACTACTACCCGTTCCGCGACGGGGAGTTCGAGGAGCTCGACTCGGGCAGGACCACGACGAGCGAGCTCGTCCAGCGGCATCTGACCGGCGCGAAGCTCGTGAAGGCGTTCAACAACATCAACGACGGCCACATCCCGGCGCTCGCCCGCCCCACGGGGGCCGCCGACCGCACCGCCCTGCCGATCGCCGGTGACGACCCGGAGGCGAGGGCGAGCGCCGCCGCCCTGATCGACCGGCTGGGCTTCGACACCGTCGACGCGGGCCCCCTGGCCGAGAGCTGGCGCTTCGAACCGGACACCGCCGCCTATGTGACGCCCTACTTCGCCGACGTCGACGCGCTGAACGCCGCCAAGGCCAAGATGGTCGAGGAGATCAGGTCCGGCGGTGGGTTCCGGACCCGGCCCCCCGCGGACCCGGGCGCCCCGCTGTCCGCGGACCGGCTGCGCGCCCTGCTGGCCGAGACGCCCCGCGTCCTCACCGCGGACCGCGTGCTGCGCTGA